The Neoarius graeffei isolate fNeoGra1 chromosome 23, fNeoGra1.pri, whole genome shotgun sequence genome segment agacatttcaccttttATCCAAAAGGATTCTTCAGTTCTGGCCTGATCTTGGAAACCAGGAGTTATATCTCACTCCAATTCACACCTTGACGGGTGACTTATGTGACCCTTTGTCTTGGAATGAGGGGTGTGGTTCACACCTCCAGTGATCCAGAGATATAATTCCTGATTTTCAAACATCAGGCCAGAACTGAAAAAGCCTTTGGGATAAAAGGTGAACGGTCTTCAAGCTCCAACAAGAAGTCCAGTTGCTTACAACTTAACTCCTTTGACTATCTTCCACACAGTTATGTAAACTCCTTTAGTTCGGTGGTTGTGAATATCACCACTTTTAATTAAACATCAGGCACgattaaacaaaaaaaactaaCCTGATCAGTTTGTGATTGGTGTCAATGTGCATGAGAAACCTTGGGCTCGGAACAAAGTAGCTCCGTCTCACCACACACCCAAGGTTTATCATGCGGGAATACACACCAAGGGTGTCCACCCTATGCAGTGATGCTCGGATACAATCCCACTGCACTTTGTGTCCTTCTGCCTCCAATGCCCCTTTCATCATGCGGTATCCTGCATGTGGCATCCTGGTTTTAATCTCAGACACAATCCCATCAAGCTGCTCATTTGAGAGGTTGCTGTAGGAGGCCCTAACACTAAGGTTGAACTCCTCCATCCGCCGACGCACTGTTCTGATGGACACCCCAAGTAAATCAGCAATTGTCGGTACAGGGAACGACAACTCCAACAGGCTGCTTATTTGCTCGTCAGAAATGAGTGTCTTTGGGCGCCCTCTTGCACCTTGCTCCATACTCAATGCTGTTACTTTTTCTTGATCAATCTCAGTGTTGATCGCACGGTCCAGTTCATCTATTCCTGCAATTACCTCTGCTGGAATAGTGACTTGACCTGCTATGGCACTGAGAAAAACTCTCTCCTGACAACATACAAACTGCGTGAAGTCCATGTCCAGGTGTGGCTGTTGCAGGACATGTTCCAGGCGTGTAAGCAGTCTTTGAAGGACATGACGCAACAGTGCCTGTAAATAAAAGACAATTTTCCATTGTTATTGTACTATACATGAAAGGCACTTAGCAAACATACATAGGTTCTGCATCAGTTACTGCACTTTTATCTCCCTTAACAATGGGATTCTCTTCCTTGATTGGCTGATGGGGTGGCCATTAACGTCGTATAAATGGCCTACCTTTGAAGTAGTCCCCAAAAAAGTAATCACCGTTCCATATCAATGCGCTTATGAATGGTAACAATAACAGTAGTAAAGTACCGGTAGCCAAATAACTATTGACTGACAAATCATGGACAGCGGAGAAAATATCGAAAAACCATAGTCGTATAAACATGTTTATATGTCTAGGGGAAAATGATGTACAAAATAGATTTAAAAATGGTCTCTCCTTATGTCAATTAAGTTCTCTGTTTGAATATCGTTTTTTTCCTGAAAAACAGGAGGGAAAGCCGCCAATAGTCACTGCAGCACtcaggaaaaaataatactgctcCTCTCCTCTCTCAGTGGAGGCGGATACTCTGTGCAGCCCAAAGACAGGCAGCACGTTTTAATATACCACAATCCAATGTTGCCCATTGTCATAGGTGTGTTTAATTGCTTACTATATTATTGCTGGTGAAGTTGACTGTTTAAATCAGGCTAACTGTCAGGCCACCAGGGtccggtttcactaaagtagtttagactggtctatgggttaagattggtcttaagtttctttatagaccagtctaatgcaagtaagacagtttcacaaaagttaagactaattttttaagtctaattttaggcttaaaaagtaagacaccctccccccagtctaatatgggtctaagggctataaaatttaattaaaaaaaaaaaaacagtcaagccataagtgccatcaatgtcaataactacaagaaagcttgaaatgttaaggcagtgaagtacattgcaagtatgtaatacacaaatttaggctattataatctaactataaagtattcaataaagaacaaacagtgtaatgccagcttattcattttattacttataaatatatataaataatataaatatcaattcatttatgcatagaattacatcaccactcatcacttatctctctctctctctcacacacacacacacacacacacacacacacacacacacacacatcactcctccatctgcgcgagtctcttcaatttaagttgcagtctttccttttggtaggctcttcgtgtagtgtcacatccgcgcaggtactgggtgatgacaactccgagggtgaaggagcctcagcttcaacgttgctagcaacgttgctaagggagttgctgctgggtctggcgaagccggttactccgctctcctttcctcctttcattccccagaataagggcgactcatcgccataaatgttgatgaccatttcggtggttacttttatgccgcttttccactacaaacgcggctgagccgtgccgtgccgagtcgagctgagcggggctgttggagttgcatttcgactacaaccgcgctgaaccgtgctggctggaagtgggtggacacattgggtggagttagcgaaagtgggtggacgtcacgtgatgtcgttaagcagcgcaaacagtgacatcagtgacagtggcggaacaagtcagagccgggccgggggcggggcaaatgaccgggccctttattaaagcttatcataacatcattttaggctacaaaatgtccgcaactgcggtgtttaccaatttcaacactaccgggtgcaactatatgttattttgtacattaagtccttcaaacgaacatgtaactcagaaacaaaaaaacattaggcgacatactgtacatggctcataataaaacatcaatagcctactgcgcgcattatttgaagggcatacgacgagccttgcgctccgcgaacttgtccacgatgctctgtatgtcactgattcagtgatcttttaagcggtagtctcacgacccggatagtaaacaataaacatggaggacatggagtcattagtgttgctggtcttggttctgtggcttgttgtcaccgacaacgcggacagatactggcaagagcatatagatgaggcgaggcgcataaggcttcagaaattctcgcaattcgtaattattcttcttccgggtttacggtgtttacagatcccagcgtgctcgcggggcgtgtgtgggcatgtgaggacactcctcctcaccaatcagtgcacaggggagtgtctgctcacgcccccagcctcactcggcacggtttggctcgcttcagccccactccaaaacggtgcgagttttaggggctaagcagggctgaagcgagctgagtcgtgctggtttttggtagtcgaaacgcgagccatgtcgggctgaagtgagctgaagcgagctgaagtgagctgaaaaagggtagtggaaaagggccattagtttcttcaaaccccctcctccagtgggggtgtttttacgcacggcagcaacatctcttctcgcagatggattaacgttattcacagacgacgttattttttcccacacttcatgttttttcttattgctacattcttcgctgaatttgcctaataaaacgtctttgtaggaattaaattcctctaatatagccagattttccgagtggctgaacgaccactgtccgccattttttttgttttgaaaagagtcttaaaatacccacaatcctttgcagcatagtatgacttaagatagtcggagtcttaactgctttgtgcaacagtgtttgttagacgtctatgctaagcccgactatacccgctgtctaagttaaagtcatagtctaaggccgaatcccatttcaccccttggacataccctttggcccttcccctccattttgcgcgttcacgtgaaggggtaggggtatcccaatcccagttaacgcggaggggtagggcttctgtacccctccaaacggagattttcctggagctgactccgaatgaaggggtttgagtgatttcccacaatgccatgcggatttcagcgagatttcatgcggatttcagaaagatggcgggtcccgcggcgaaagattgtcataaatgtattttctccattatttacgtgttttaagttgttatccagaggaaacacgccgcttgattcgctttcgagctgagaatgagcagcgatttctgaaatccaagctgctgctaaaaagctttgggagtgagtattgttttcggttgcttgactgcgtacgttttgttctgttattctcgcttttattgtttacatgagtgttctgacacctcattctgtcggatgtggtgcacgaagcgccaaagatatcccattcagtggtgttagttaacaaatcacaccctgccagcagaaatTTCTGGTTCtgcttctggctctgactgtagcggctggtcgcagccagtgacgcattggtcgcgttttgctaacgtaaacgctgacggacggacgcgatgacgtatgcgatcgttgaagggctatcccaatacgtaggggttgaatttcaagccctatcccttgtagctcagtttcaaggggaagggccatggggaagggggagggggaggggtagaaattagaattgggattgggcctaatttaggaggggtacagaagccctaccccttcccctacccctctgcgttaactgggattgggatacccctaccccttcacgtgaacgcgcaaaatggaggggaagggccaaggggtgaaatgggattcggccttagtgaGACCGGCTGCAGGAGTGGTCCCGATGGTCAGCCCGCCACTGCTGTGAAACGTTAGCCTACTACACGTATGTTACAAGCACAATTATATACAGTTAGCTAACGTAGCTTCTCAGGATAACTACCTATACTCTTCAAGCTGTATCGCTCGCACATTTGCTCTATGAGGATAATTTCGCTAACTGTAAATGTTACTACACGTGTATTACAATATAGTTAGCCAACTTAGCCTGTCAAGATAGCCTAATTACCTCATTCTTCAAGGCTGCTTTTACGTGCACATTACCTCAAATAGGATAATTTCACTAACCGTGTATATTACAGAGTTAGTTAACTATAAGACATTTAAACCATAATGTTACTTACACGTTGTTGAACACCTCTTCCCTCCATGCTTTCGTGGCGCCGTGGCGCAGACCAAGATTCATGGCCACAGAGCCGTTTATTGAGATATTATTCCCTATATACGACTTTGCATGGTCAATAACCACACTGCCACCTCCTGGACAAAAGTGGTAGAACAGGCATTCCTGGTCTCTGCGTGCAAATCGTTTCCTTCAAATCTCCATCCGAGTGAATCGTGCCAAAAATCACGTGAGAAGGATGACGCAACTGAGCGAGCAAATAGGAACCTGCACATGCAAATCCTGTTGTGCAGCTTTGCAGATCTGAAGTTACAAGTGCAAATTCGAAGATGCGCTTTCACAAGTTGTGGAATATGCTTGGCAGTTTGCTTTTTGCAGATGTGTGGATCTGAAGTTACACTTACAAACTCTGAGATGCGCATTCACAAGTTGCGAATTACGGGTTTTACAAGTGCAAATCATAGTCTGCTCTTCTTCCTACCTTCATATTATattatggagcctatcccagctgactacgaaaggcggggtacaccctggacaagtcgccaggtcatcacagggctgacacatagacacagacaaccattcacactcacattcacacctacggtcaatttagagtcaccagttaacctaacctgcatgtctttggactgtgggggaaaccggagcacccggaggaaacccacgcggacacggggagaacatgcaaactccgcacagaaaggccctcgccagccacggggctcgaacccaggaccttcttgctgtgaggcgacagcgctaaccactacaccactgtgccgccatggaagataatattaaaaaaaaaaacaggcaataaactagccactactttattttgattccttttctaatactgtattgccataatttttgtcaagaaatgcaaacaaattgaccgagaagtcaca includes the following:
- the LOC132871316 gene encoding uncharacterized protein LOC132871316; this encodes MEGRGVQQRALLRHVLQRLLTRLEHVLQQPHLDMDFTQFVCCQERVFLSAIAGQVTIPAEVIAGIDELDRAINTEIDQEKVTALSMEQGARGRPKTLISDEQISSLLELSFPVPTIADLLGVSIRTVRRRMEEFNLSVRASYSNLSNEQLDGIVSEIKTRMPHAGYRMMKGALEAEGHKVQWDCIRASLHRVDTLGVYSRMINLGCVVLNIPLLDWESSGLRTDPNPGVTVPSIACPLSNAQMEELKQRVNPTAPSLSFGTDQYLATLQVVQNMIAS